The proteins below come from a single Streptomyces sp. B3I8 genomic window:
- a CDS encoding MaoC/PaaZ C-terminal domain-containing protein: MPALLPSFARGALLSAFRRPRPGAVPPRTRLVVPGVRIDLARLAAYERICGFATGCDALPVTYPHVLAFPSAMRLMADRRFPLPLLGLVHTSFEVTQRCTLRTGTAYELAVYAEDLTPHRRGTEVTVATEARAGGRLVWESRSTYLARHRTPAAPPDAATRPAPPPPLPATAQWRLGADVGRRYAAVSGDRNPIHLHPLTARPFGFPRPLAHGMWTVARCLAEQPVAESVRVRAEFRAPVPLPGTVTYAGDTTGRFQLRTGERLHVTGTVMPR; this comes from the coding sequence GTGCCCGCGCTCCTCCCGTCGTTCGCCCGCGGGGCGCTGCTCTCGGCGTTCCGCCGGCCCCGGCCGGGCGCCGTGCCGCCCCGGACTCGCCTGGTGGTGCCCGGGGTGCGGATCGACCTGGCCCGGCTCGCCGCGTACGAGCGGATCTGCGGGTTCGCCACCGGCTGCGACGCGTTGCCGGTGACCTACCCGCACGTGCTCGCCTTCCCGTCGGCCATGCGGCTCATGGCCGACCGCCGCTTCCCGCTGCCGCTGCTCGGCCTCGTGCACACCTCGTTCGAAGTCACCCAGCGGTGCACGCTGCGCACCGGCACGGCGTACGAACTGGCCGTGTACGCAGAGGATCTGACGCCGCACCGGCGCGGCACGGAGGTCACCGTGGCGACCGAGGCGCGGGCCGGGGGCCGCCTCGTCTGGGAGTCGCGCAGCACCTATCTGGCCCGGCACCGCACCCCCGCCGCGCCGCCGGACGCCGCCACGCGCCCCGCTCCCCCGCCCCCGCTCCCCGCCACGGCCCAGTGGCGGCTCGGCGCGGACGTGGGGCGGCGGTACGCGGCGGTCTCGGGCGACCGCAACCCGATCCATCTGCATCCGCTCACCGCCCGCCCGTTCGGCTTCCCGCGGCCTCTCGCGCACGGCATGTGGACGGTCGCCCGCTGCCTGGCCGAACAGCCCGTCGCGGAATCGGTGCGCGTACGGGCGGAGTTCAGGGCACCGGTGCCGCTCCCCGGCACGGTCACCTACGCGGGCGACACCACCGGCCGCTTCCAACTCCGCACCGGCGAACGGCTCCACGTCACGGGCACGGTCATGCCACGCTAG
- a CDS encoding DUF4229 domain-containing protein, producing the protein MLRYTLMRLGIFAGCLVVVWGLVESGIVPRGLGDSNGMWIALLALVISAPISFVVLRGERDRASANVVRRVDRMKANLDANRSQEDLADEAVRSRAQSTRTAPAQPQAPGGRAQEQTS; encoded by the coding sequence ATGCTCCGCTACACGCTGATGCGCCTAGGGATCTTCGCGGGCTGCCTCGTGGTCGTCTGGGGTCTCGTCGAGTCCGGCATCGTCCCGCGCGGACTCGGCGACTCCAACGGCATGTGGATCGCCCTGCTCGCGCTCGTGATCTCCGCGCCCATCAGCTTCGTGGTGCTGCGGGGCGAGCGGGACCGGGCCTCCGCGAACGTGGTGCGCCGGGTGGACCGGATGAAGGCCAACCTGGACGCCAACCGCAGCCAGGAGGACCTCGCCGACGAGGCCGTACGGTCCCGCGCCCAGTCCACCCGGACCGCCCCCGCCCAGCCCCAGGCTCCGGGCGGCCGGGCCCAGGAGCAGACCTCCTGA
- a CDS encoding GNAT family N-acetyltransferase: MSLDLTLDPEVTPALRNGLLTLWTDVSNSGGSVGFVPPVGPEDIRPALVRHFVAMAEGHTRLLVGRDEAGETVAAAFVARNTHPLMRHWVWLHTVMVHPRHQGRGHGRDLLAAAERAVRRMPGIDAIRLTCRGGTGLERFYEGCGYKEVGRVPGAIRVGPGDDRDDITMLRALA, from the coding sequence GTGTCGCTGGACCTCACCCTGGACCCGGAGGTCACGCCCGCCCTCCGCAACGGCCTGCTCACCCTGTGGACGGACGTGTCGAACTCGGGCGGCTCGGTCGGCTTCGTGCCGCCGGTGGGGCCCGAGGACATACGTCCGGCGCTGGTGCGGCACTTCGTCGCCATGGCCGAGGGTCACACCCGGCTCCTCGTCGGCCGGGACGAGGCGGGCGAGACCGTCGCGGCGGCCTTCGTCGCCCGCAACACGCACCCGCTGATGCGGCACTGGGTGTGGCTCCACACGGTGATGGTCCACCCGCGTCACCAGGGCCGCGGCCACGGGCGCGACCTGCTCGCCGCCGCCGAGCGGGCCGTGCGCCGGATGCCCGGCATCGACGCGATACGGCTCACCTGCCGGGGCGGCACCGGCCTCGAACGGTTCTACGAAGGGTGCGGCTACAAGGAGGTCGGCCGGGTGCCCGGCGCGATCCGGGTGGGCCCGGGGGACGACCGCGACGACATCACGATGCTCCGCGCCCTGGCCTGA
- a CDS encoding TetR/AcrR family transcriptional regulator, which yields MGEVKSKRMPRAVRERQMLDAAVRTFGRRGYRGASMDEIADLAGVSKPLVYLYLNSKEDLFTACIRREAAALTAAVRAGVDPTLPADRQLWEGLLAFFTHTAENPDGWAVLHLQARTTGEPFAAEVGAMREEIVAFVTQLIADASRAGRRDRELPRQEAAALAEALVGAAESLAAWANTTPGIPARQAAGTLMNFAWAGLGGLMEGRPWTPPERTQVPVGAG from the coding sequence ATGGGCGAAGTGAAGAGCAAGCGGATGCCGCGGGCCGTGCGTGAGCGGCAGATGCTCGACGCGGCCGTCCGTACCTTCGGCCGACGTGGCTACCGCGGTGCCTCCATGGACGAGATCGCCGACCTCGCCGGGGTCTCCAAGCCGCTGGTCTACCTGTACCTGAACTCCAAGGAAGACCTCTTCACCGCCTGCATCCGCCGGGAGGCGGCGGCGCTCACCGCCGCCGTGCGCGCCGGTGTGGACCCCACGCTCCCCGCCGACCGGCAGCTCTGGGAGGGGCTGCTGGCGTTCTTCACGCACACCGCGGAGAACCCGGACGGCTGGGCGGTGCTGCACCTCCAGGCCCGTACGACGGGCGAGCCGTTCGCCGCCGAGGTGGGCGCGATGCGCGAGGAGATCGTCGCGTTCGTCACGCAGCTCATCGCGGACGCCTCCCGGGCCGGCCGCCGCGACCGGGAACTGCCCCGGCAGGAGGCCGCCGCGCTCGCCGAGGCACTGGTCGGAGCCGCCGAGTCGCTCGCGGCCTGGGCCAACACCACCCCCGGCATCCCGGCCCGGCAGGCCGCCGGCACGCTGATGAACTTCGCCTGGGCAGGACTCGGCGGCCTGATGGAGGGCCGCCCGTGGACCCCGCCGGAGCGGACACAGGTGCCGGTCGGGGCGGGCTAG